The region GAATTTCTGGGGGTCGAGTGAGTTGCCGGCGGGGCGGTAGGTGAGGGTGTAGAAGTTGGAGCCGTCCTGGATGGCGGAGCCGATCTCAGCATCGACGTCGTTGCGGCCGTAGAGGGTGCGTCCGCCGGTGGCCTTGGCGAGTTTGTTGAACTGGTACTCGCCGCCGAAGGGATCGTTGAAGGCGGCGGCGTTGCCGTAGACGCCGGGGTTCACCTGGAGGCCTGCGGGATCGATGGTGTAGAGGGTGACGCGGGCGTCGCGGAGGACGTTGACGCACTCCTGGACGGCGTTGTTGACGCGGTTTTCCGTGTCGATGGGCTGGTTGGCGAAGTTGAGTGCGGGGAAGCCGCGGCCGATCCAGATCATGTTCTTGTGGCCGGGGTGGCCGATGACGGCCTCGGCCACGCGGCGGAGGGTCATGAAGGCGGTGCCGTAGCGCTCGCCGAGCCAGGCGCCCTGATGGACCTGCCAGGGGTAGGCGACGAAGTGATGGTCGAGGGCGGCGATGACCTCCTGCTTGTTCTGGGTGTAGTCATGCAGGACGGTGAAGTGCTGGAGATCGACCGCGATGAGCATGGTCGGGGTGTCGAGCTTGTCGGGCTGCTTTTCCAGGAACTTCTTGAGCGAGTAACGGGCGAAGGCTTCGTCTTCAAAGCGGGTATTGAACTCGTCCAGCAGGATGATGTTGACCGGGGCGCGGGGGGCGAGGCGGTCGAGATCGGCTGTGGAGTTGATGGTGATGCTGGGGTCGGGCGTGCGGGAGCCGGCTACCTCAAAGTTGAGGATGTTCTCGGGGTCGCCGGCTTCGGTGACGTGGAAGTCTTCTTTTTTGAGGTCGGTGACGACCTTGCCCTTGGGATCGGTGACGACCATGTCTAGGACGACGAGGCGGGCGTTGTTGCGGATGGTGTAGGTGCCGTCGGGATTCTTGACGGGCTGGTTGCCGGGCGCGCCGACCTGGCCGGGAGCGGCTGCGGGTGCCGGGGTGGCGACGGGGGCCTGGATCTGCTGGCTGGGCGCGGCTGCCGGGGGCGGCGTTTGGGGTGCGGCCTGGGCTTGGAGGGAAGCGAAGGAGGAGGAGAGCGATGCCAGCCCGAGGGCCAGCGCGTACAGGGAGAGGGAAGACTTGCTCATAGGAACTCGCGTCACCTGCAGGTAAGGTACACCGGGCTTCCATGGATGTCATACAGAAAAGCGTGGAGGCCTCAGGGCAAAGAGAAAGGGCGACAGACTATGTCTGTCGCCCTTGTCATAAGCCCCTTGGAGTTGTCAGGGTTATCTATTGGACGATGAGGTTGATGGTCTCCTTGTGGACGACGGTGCCGCTGGTGACCGTGACGGTGTAGGTGTAGGTTCCGGCGGGCGTTCCATTGGGGTTGACGGTGGGGCCAGACGATCCGCCGCATCCGCTGGTGGCGAAGCAGATTGCCGTCAGGATGGACAGCAGACCGCCCAGGCGGGCTGCGCGGCCGAGCTTACGGCTTGTGGCTGCCAGCAACATCAGCAGACCCGCCGCGGCCAGGACAAGCACCTTGGTGAGCGGGGATGCATCCGGTGCGAAGCCGAGGCCACCGTTGCGGGAGAAGAGGCGGGACGCGGTGGTGAAGGTAATGTTCTGGGTGGATGCACCGGTGAGCGTGAAGGCTGCGGGTGCGGTGCAGCTTACGCCGGTGGGTGCAACGGTGGCGGTCGAAACGCAGGTGATGCTCACTGTTCCGCTGAAGCCGAACAGAGGAGTGAAGGTGAGCGGCACGGTGCCGGTGTTGCCGGCGACGACGGTGACGCTGGTGGTCGCGTTGCCGCTAGCGTCACCCACGCTGAAGTCGGGAGGGTTGATGCCGACGCCTGTCAGGGCGACGATGTAGGTTGAGCCGGAGACGTTGGTGGCAAAGGTGACCGAACCCGTGCGGGTGCCGGCGGCCGTGGGCCGGAAGACCACGTTGGCGGTGCAGGTGGAGGAGATGGCCACGGGAGCGGTGCATGCGCTGGTGACGGCGAAGTCGCCGGTTGTGGTGACGCCGGTGACGGTGATGGGGCCCTCACCGGTGTTGGTGAAGGTGAAGACCTGGCCTGCGCTGGTTGCGCCGATCGTGGTGCCGGCAAACGCAGTCGCCGGGTTAGGCGTGACGGTTGCCGAGAGCACGGGCGCGGGGAGGATGAAGTAGCCGATCGCGGGGTCGTGGTCGGAGTTACGGGCGGCGGTGGTTGCATCGTTGTAGGCGGTCAGGGGGAAGTCCGCGTTCAGGTGGCCGTAGGCGAAGTGTGCGCCGGCTGCGACGAGCTCCGGCGTGACGACCATGTGATCGAGGATCTGGGCGCTGCCGTCTTCGACATACGACCAGCGCTGTGCGGCGGGGATGGTCAGGGCGAGATCGGTAAGCGGCGGGGTGACCAGCCCGGCGACGCCAGGCTGAAGGACCTGCGTGGCAGGCAGGACGTTGGTGTTGGTATAGGTGCCGAGCGTGTCGTTGTAGCCGTCGGAGAACTCGAACGCGTTGAAGTCTCCGCCGGAGATGACGTGCTTGCCCGCAGCCTGCTGAGTCTGGATGAACTTGGCGATATCCTCCGCCTGGAGTTCCTTCTTGAGCCGTGTGGAATTGGTGGTCGCGCTGCTCTGTCCGGTCAGCGCCTTCATGTGGTTGACGACGACGGTGATGGGGTAGTCCTTGACCCCGGCGGCGCGCTTGATGCCGGCGGAGAGGACCAGCCAGGGGCGATCGTTCAAGGTGGTGAGCGACCCGCTGGTGGGGGTGAAGGTCTCACCCGCGCCGTACTGGGTTACGCCGAGGTTATCGACCGTGTTCTTGATGAGGAAGCCGACCGAGATGCCGGTTCCGTCCTGGGTGTAGTAGGTCTTGTTGTCGGTGCTGAAGGCGGTGTAGAGGTTGGTGACGCCGGCATCGGAGTTGATCTGGGCGGCGATGTCGTTGGCTACGGACTGGTTCTCGACCTCTTCAATGGTGACGACGTCGGGCGAGTTGAGCACGGTGCGGATGGCCAGCGACAGCTTGGTCAGGCGACGTGCGTAGGCAGCCGGGGTGTTGTCCGCGGCCTCCGAGATGAAGGTCTGGCCGGTGGAGACGATGGCCGTGCCGGATGAGCCGTTGTAGCCGTTGACGCCGGCGGGGACGTAGTAGAGATCGTCCGCGCTGGAGGTGTTGTAGAAGCGCTCGATGTTGAAGGAGGCGACGGTGAACTCGTTCGACGCGGGCAGGGTGACGGCCTGCACGGTCATGCCGCCGGTGACGCTGGTGCGGGGGTAGGTGGCGTCGAGGATGAGGCGGCTGGGATCGTAGAAGCTGTCGCTCGAGAACGTGAAGTCGAGGACGCCGGTGACGTTGGCCATGATGGCACCGGTGGGGATCTCGAGGCTGGTGCCGCCGGCGATGGTGGAGTCTACGAGGATGCGCTCCGGGTTGTCGTCGAACTTGGCGACTCCGGCGGGCAGGCCGGGGACCGCGGGGTCGCGGATATCGACGCCGGGCTCACGGAAGGGGCGTGCGGTGCCGGTGATGACGGCGTAGAAGTAACCGACGGAGGTGGCGATCTCGGCGGGCTCGTTGGCGTCCGTGATGGAGCCGTTGGTGCCGGAGATGGTGGTCATGGACGGCACGGAGACGCGCATGCCCTCATAGGGGGTGAGCTGGTAGAGACCGCCGCCGGCCGTCAGCATGGAGGTGGTGAGGATGATAGGCGTGGGCAGCGCAACCGCGGGGGCCGTGACCACGATGGTGGGGGAGGTGATCTCGGTGGCGGGAGTCTTGCTGGCCGTGACGGCGGGGTAGGTCTGGACGGTTCCGGTGACGGTGACTGCGTTGCCGATCAGGACCGTCGGCTTGGTGCTGGTGAAGACCTCAATGCCTTCCGGTGTGAGCGGGTTGGAGTCCGCGGTGGCGTCCGAAGACTGCATAAAGAAGGCGTTGGAAAGCAGGGTGGTCACGACGCCGGAGGTGGTGACGCGCTGGCCTGCATAGGGCGAGACGGTCATGGCCGTGGTGGACTTGACGCCCTGAATGTCATGGATGGTGACCACGGGAACGGTTGGCGGGACGACGACGCCTCCGCCGGAGTTGTGCGGCGTGATGGGGCTGGAGGTGGTGAAGTCTGCGGCGTTGTCGTTCGTGTTGGTGCCTGCGACCTTGCGGACGATGGAGGTCGCGTTGTTTGCCGTGGTGGGCGCGGGGCCAGAGCCTTTGAAGCAGCTTGCGGTGGTGCCGTAGCCGACGAAGTCGAGGATTTGGGTGTCGGCCTGGATGAGGGCGCAGGTGGTGTCGGTGCTGAGGGCCGTGGTGCCGTTGACCAGGGCGACCTTGCCGGCGGTGGCGGAGAGATTGGGCGCGATGCCGGTGGTGTCCGGCGTGGGGAGCGCGGCGCCGGTGGTGCCGGAGGCGGTGGTCTGGACCAGGAAGTAGGTATGGGACGGGATCGACGCGCTGGCGAGCGTCAGCGACTGGGTGAAGTTTCCGGCAGCGGAGGCGTACTGGACCGACAGTCCGCTGGTGCTGATCGCAGCGGAGGTCGGGTTGTAGAGCTCGATGAAGTCGGCGTTGAACGATGCGCCGGAGTTTCCGCCTCCGCCATAGATCTGAGAGATGAGCAGGCCGGACTGGCCGAAGGCGGGGACGAGACTGAACACGCCAAGGCAGAAGGCGGCGAGCAGACGTGCGAAGCGAAACGAGTTTTTCACGGGAGGCCTCATGCGAAGTTGCTGCACAGGCGGGCGGAATCTGGCCGGATAGGAAATGGACGGATGGCCGCGCGCGGGTGTCAGCTATTTTTAGTGATGAGATGTTTCTAACATGCCGCTGGGCGGGGAGGGTCTTTTTCCGGTGAATTGTTTGCGTGAGCCTGATGCGTTTGGTGAAGACATGAAATGCATGTACGCACAGATTTCCCTGATGCGTCCTTCCCAGGCAGCCAAAGTTCCCGCCCTATACACTCACTGAGTCGAAATCTATCTCCGCCGGGTGCCACGTATGACCTCTCTCTCGCTCAAGACCGCCTTGCTCGCCACCCTTCTTGCAACTCCCTTCCTCTTCAGCGCAGCTCAGGAGGCTACGGCTTCCCAGAGTGGCGGCGGCAACGTCACCGCGCCGGTTGTCATTTTCCAGCCTCAGCCCTCATTCTCTGAAGAAGCTCGAAAAAAGAAGCTGAATGGAAATGTCCTGGTTGGCTTGGTGATTGATGAGCAGGGTGTTCCTCAGAACGTCCGTGTCATTCGCGGCATCGGCTATGGGCTTGACGAGAAGGCAGTTGAAGCTGTGCATGCGTATCGCTTCAAGCCCGCCATGAAAGACGGAAAAGCCGTTTCCGTCAAGATGAACATTGACGTCAACTTCAATATTTACGATCCCAAACACCCTCCAGCCGCGCAACCGGTCTCATCCGCGCCCATCTCCACCTCTACTCTGATCAACGGGTATGAGCCGAAGTGGTGGAAGGAGGCGGTGGTCTACCAGATCTATCCGCGGTCGTTTCAGGACTCGAATGGAGATGGGATTGGGGATCTGAAGGGGATTACGTCGCGGCTGGACTATCTGCAGAAGCTGGGCGTGAACGTGATCTGGCTGAGTCCGCACTTCGATTCTCCTAATGCAGATAACGGGTATGACATTCGCGACTACCGGAAGGTGATGACGGAGTTCGGGACGATGGGGGACTTCGACGCGATGCTGGCGGGGATCAAGCAGAGGCATATGCGGCTGATCATCGACCTGGTGGTGAACCATACATCCGACGAGCATAAGTGGTTTGTGGAGAGCGCAAAGAGCAAGGACAATCCGTATCGCGACTATTACATCTGGCGTCCGGGCAAGGTGGGGGCGGATGGGAAGATGGGGCCGCCGAACAACTATCCGAGCTTCTTCTCCGGGTCTGCGTGGCAGTTCGACGCGAAGACGAATGAGTACTATCTGCACTACTTTGCGGTGAAGCAGCCGGACCTGAACTGGGATAACCCGAAGGTGCGCGGGGAGGTGTTCGGCCTGATGAAGTTCTGGCTGGATAAGGGCGTGGATGGCTTCCGCATGGACGTGATTCCACTGATCTCCAAGCAGCCGGGCCTGCCTGATCTTACGGCGCAGGAGCTTTCGACTGGCGGGTTTGTGGCGCTGTGGGCGAATGGGCCGAAGCGCGATGAGTATCTGAAGGAGATGAATCGCGATGTGCTGGCGAAGTATGACGATATGTCGGTGGGCGAGGCGATCGGGATCGATCTGGACCAGGAGAAGCAGCTCGTCGACGACAGACGGCATGAGCTGAACGAGATCTTCAACTTCGACGCAGTGCGGCTGAATCGGGATGGGCGCAAGTATGTGCCGTGGACGCTGCCGCAGTTGAAGGCCATCTACACGAAACATGCCGAGGTGTTGACGAAGCATGACTGGGATACGGTGTTTCTCTCGAACCACGACAATCCGCGGGTGGTCTCGAGCTTTGGGGACGATTCGGCGCAGTTCCGGGTGCCGTCCGCGAAGCTGCTGGAGACGATGATCCTGACTCTGCGCGGTACGCCGTATCTGTACCAGGGCGATGAGCTTGGGATGACGAACTATCCGTTCAAGACGATGGATCAGTTCGACGATATCGAGGCGCATAACGGGTATAAGGATGAGGTGCAGACTCGGCATGTGATCACGGAGGAGGCTTACATTGAAAACCTCCGCCACATGGGGCGTGACAACAGCCGTACACCGATGCAGTGGGATGGCTCGGCCAATGGCGGGTTTACGACGGGCCCGAAGCCGTGGCTGGCGGTGAACCCGAACTACAAGACGATCAATGCGGCGCAGGAGACGGGCGATCCGGATTCGGTTTATCACTACACGGCGCGGCTGATCGCGCTGCGGGCGGACACGCCTGCGCTGGTGTATGGGGATTACAAGGATCTCGATCCGACGCATCCGCACATCTTTGCGTACACGCGGACGCTGAACGGGGAGCAGTACCTGGTGGTGCATAACTTCAGCGCTGAACCCATTGCGTATACGCTGCCGGGCGGGATGAAGGCGGGGCGCTCCTTGATGGATAACTACGGCGGCGGGGAGAGCAACGTGACGACGGTTCATCTGAAGGGGTGGGAGTCGCGAATCTATAAACAGTAGGTCTCGCAAAACGTTTGAATAGAAGCTGATGGCACGGCGTCGCTTTTTTACTTGGCGGCGCCGTTGCGATGTGGTGTAGTGATTCGCGTTGGATCTTCCCTGTCATTCCCTGTTTTGCCCCGGCCCAAATTCAAATCAAGGAAAATTCTTATGCGCGTCTTCGCAGCCTTGTCTGGCCTTGCCCTCCTTTGTTCAACCTTTGCGTCCGCGCAGTTTCAACGCGGCTTCTCCGTCGACTTCACCGACTGCACGGAGTTTGCGGGGGAAGGCCCCATCTCCTACGCGGCTGCCGCTCCACTGGTGCCGCATGGCTTTACGATCGCGCGCAGTGCAACCGGTGAAGCGAACATTGTGGTGCGCGCGACCAACTGCTCCAAGGTGACGGTGGACGGCGCACTGCCGCAGCCGACGGTGCTTTCGCAGATCGGGATCAACATCGTTCCGCCGGATGGTACGGGGGACATCAACAACTACACGCTGATCTACGTGAGCAACAATCCGCTGCTGGTGACGGCGTTTATCGGGGCCGGGCTGCCCGCGCACTACGATCCGCAACTGACCTATGAGTACACGGCTCCTGCGAGCGGCAACGGCAATCTGTATGTATCGGCTGGAGCTTTGGACCTGACGCGCTATACGATCTACGGTCCGGAGACTGCGCCGCCGCCGAACTCGGCTGTGCCGTTTCTGGCGAACTGGTGGTATGCGCCGGGCACGTTCTTTGGGACCGCCGTGATGCGGCAACAGACGCTGTTTCCGAAGATCAGCTTTGGTGGATCGGGCGTGACGCTTTATACGAGTCTGAACTCGCTGCTGGGCAAGTTGATTGGCGGCAATACGTTCAGCAACTACTCGGCGCTGGCGTTGCGCGGGGTTTATCCGGCGGCTCACATGGAGGTTACTGTGTCCAGGTAGAGTCTTTCCGGATGGGATGAGATGTTTGTGGAATCTCTTCCGGGGTTTGAGGACTCCATAGCAGTACGCGGGGTCAGGGATGAGTGAAGCGGCGAAGAGTTTGCAGGGCGGCGCGGCCGAGACGGGCGCGGGCATGACCGGCGTCTGGGTGCTGGCTGCGACGATCCTGGGTACGAGCATGGCGTTCATCGATGGGACGGTGGTGAACGTCGCGCTGCCTGCGCTGCAGAAGAGCTTCCAGGCCAATGCGAGCGATGTGCAGTGGGTGGTGGAGGCTTATGCGCTGCTGCTGGCTTCGCTGCTGCTGGTGGGCGGGGCGCTGGGCGATCTGTATGGGCGGCGGAGGATCTATGCGGGCGGCGTGGTGCTGTTTGCGGGTGGGTCTGTCTGGTGTGGGCTTGCGGGGTCCATTCATGCGCTGATCGTGGCGCGTGCGGTGCAGGGGGTGGGTGCGGCGTTGCTGGTGCCGGGTAGCCTGGCGCTGATCAGCGCTTCGTTTCCGGCGGAGGAGCGGGGACGGGCTATCGGGACTTGGTCAGGATTTACGGCGATTACGGCGGCGATTGGGCCACTGCTGGGCGGTGCGCTGGTGCAGTATGCGTCGTGGCGATGGGTATTTCTGATCAATATTCCGATTGCCGTTGTGGTGATTGCGATCACGGTGCTGAAGGTGCCGGAGAGCCTCCATGAAGGGATGAGTCATGACCTGGACTGGCCGGGTGCGCTGCTGGCCACGGTGGGTCTGGGGGCGGTGACGTATGCGCTGATCGAGGCGCAGAATGTGGGGAATCACTCATGGCTTGTGGGTGGGCTGGGGGTGGCTTGTCTGGTTGCCTTCGTTGTAGTGGAGGCTTACTCTCATGCGCCTATGGTTTCGCTGCGGTTGTTTCGTTCGCGGGACTTCAGCGGGGCGAATCTGCTGACGTTCTTTCTTTATGGAGCGTTTGGTGGGGTGCTGTACTTTCTGCCGCTGAACCTGATCCAGGTGCAGCACTACAAGCCGACGGAGGCGGGCGGGGCGATGCTGCCTTTGATCGTGGTGATCTCACTGCTGTCACGCTGGTCGGGTGGGCTGCTGGAGCGGTTTGGGGCGAGGGTGCCGTTGACGATCGGGCCGCTGGTGGCTGGGGTGGGCTTTGCGCTGTTCGTGCGGCCGGGGATCGGCGGGTCGTACTGGACGAACTTCTTTCCGGCGGTGATGGTGCTCGGTCTGGGGCTTGCGATCAGCGTTGCACCGCTGACCACGGCGGTGATGAACGCGGTGCCGCCGTCCGAGTCCGGCGTGGCTTCCGGGGTGAACAATGCGGTGTCTCGCATTGCGGGGCTGCTGGCGGTGGCGGCGTTTGGGCTGGTGCTCTCTGCGGGGTTCAATGCGGAGTTGAGCCGGCGGCTGGATGGGCTGGCGATTTCGGCTGCGGCTCGACAAGGTGTGGACGAGCAGCGGTCCAAGCTGGGTGCAGCGCAGAGTTCCGACGCGGGCGTGGAGTATGCGATTGCGGAGGCGTTCGTGTTTGGGTATCGGCGCGTGGTTTGGATTGCGGTGGTGCTGGCGGTGGCGAGCGCTTTGAGTGCGGCGGTATTGATCGAGCCGAAGGGCGGGGTGCGGAGCTAGGGAGTGCGGGTGAGGATGACGATGGATCTTGCGCGGACCTGCACCGAGGTCAGCGGTGCGGTCTGAGCGTTGCGTGGCTGCAGGCAGGTATCGAGTGCGATGGACCAGGGGCCGGGTGTTTGGACGGTGAAGGTCAGGGGTTCCCAATAGGCGTTGATCATGACGTAGATGTCGGTGGATTCGTCTTGCGGGGAGCGCAGGAAGTAGGCGATGGTGTGGGAGTTCCACGAGAGGTCCGGTGCGCCGGTCACGCCGAACCACTGGATGTCATCGTGCCAGAAGCGTGAGCGTGCGATGAAGTGGTGCTTGCGGAAGGCGATCATGGTGCGGAAGAAGTCGAAGGTGGCGCGGTTCTCCTCAATGCGATTCCAGTTGAGCCAGGTGGTGGCGTTGTCCTGGTTCCAGGGGTTTGAGTTGCCTTGCTGGGTCTGGAGGAACTCGTCTCCCATGCGGAGCATCGGGGTGCCGTTCGAGAGCATCAGGAGGGCGCAGAAGTTGCGGGCCTGCTGGGCGCGGAGTTCGAGCACGTCCGCTGGTGCGCCTTCATCGCCTTCCCAGCCGCAGTTCCAGCTCAGGTCGTCGGAGGGGCCGTCTGTGTTGTTGGCTCCGTTGGCGAGGTTGCGGCGGGTGTCATACGCGACGGTGTCGTAGAGAGTGAAGCCGTCGTGTGAGGTGAAGTAGTTGATGCTTTGATAGGGGTGCTTGGCATCGGCGAGATCTTCAGGGAAGAGGTCGTCGCTGCCGTAGATGCGGCGCATGATGGTGGCGACGAGGCCGGGTTCCGAGCGGACGAAGCGTTTGATATCGTCACGGAAGCGGCCGTTCCATTGCAGCCAGCTGAGGCCGGGGAAGCTGCGGCCAAGCTGGTAGGCACCGCCGGCGTCCCAGGGCTCGGCGATGAGGCGGATGTTGGCGAGGTCGGGATCGGCGGCGATGGCGGCGAAGATGGGCGGGTCGCCTGAGAGGATGTTGCCGTCGGCGTCGCGGGAGAAGACGCTGGCGAGATCGAAGCGGAAGCCATCGACGTGCATCTCTTTGACCCAGTAGCGGAGGCTATCGAGGATCATCTTGGAGACGGCGCGGTTGGAGCAGTTGAGGGTGTTGCCGGTGCCGGAGAAGTCTGCGTAGGCCGGGGGCGGGAAGCTCCGGGTCATGTAGTACGAGATGTTATCCAGACCCTTCATGCCATAGCAAGGGCCATCGTTTCCGGCTTCTGCTGTGTGGTTGAAGACGACGTCCAGGAGGACCTCGATGCCGGCTGCGTGGAGGGCGATCACCATCTGGCGAAACTCGGCGACGGCTTTGGCGGCGGAGCTTGCGTAGGCGCAGTGCGGGCTGAAGAAGGCCAGCGGCATGTAGCCCCAGTAGTTGGCTGTGCCGAGTTCATACTGCATGACCGGCATCAGCTCGACGGCGGTGACGCCGAGATCCTTGAGGTAAGGGATCTTCTCGATGACGCCGAGATAGCAGCCGGCGTTTGGTTCGGTGACCTGCGCACTGGGATCGCGGGTGAGGCCGCGGACGTGCATCTCGTAGATGAGGAGATCGCCGTCGTGCTGCGGGGATTTGTCCGTGCCCCAGTCGAAGGGCTGCTGGAGGCGCGGGGGGAGATCGCCCAGGAAGGCCTGACCGGCGTTGGGGCCGGGGTCGATGGCTTGCTGGCGATCGAAGTCCGGCGGAAGAACGATCTGCCGGGCGTAGGGGTCGAGCAACTGCTTGCCGGCCGGGTAGAGGGTTCCTTCGCCGCTGAGGATGGGGTCGGCCTGCTCGGCCTGGAAGCAGTAGGCGATGGCCTGGCCTGCGTCGGCGGCGGAGATGCGGCAGTGCCAGATGTCGTTGGACTTGTGCTGGAGGGGGTCGAGATCGAACGAGAAGCAGGGAGTGGTGAACTCGTCCGCAGCGTACAGGAGCACGCGCATCGCACGGGCGTGGCGGCCGAAGACGGCGAAGTTATAGGCGTTGTCTTCCGCGAGCCATGTGGCTCCGAGGGGAAGCGGCGTGCCTTCGACCGCGTTCCAGGAGGGAAGGGTTGCAGACTGCGATTTGGCGGACTCTGGCACAGGCATCATTGTCTCTGATGAAGGGAGCCAGCGGGAGGTTACAACGATCTTGCTGCGACAAAAGCGAAGGGCCCACGCACACGTACGTTGCGGGAGCCCTTCGTTATTGTGGAACGATCGAGCTTTACTGCCAGCCACCACCCAACGCGGTGTAGAGCTGAACCAGGGTGAGAGCTTCGCCCTGCTGGGCGGTGACCAGGTTCAACTGTGCGGTGAAGAGTGCCGTATCCGTGGTGAGGACCTCAAGGTACGCCGTTGCGCCGCCCTGATAACGCAGACGGGCAAGGCGGGTCGAGTCCTGCGCGGCGGCTACGAGCTTCTCCTGCTGCTCGCGGTAGGCGCGCTGTTTGTTGAGTGCGATGAGCGCGTTGGACACATCATGAAAGCCAGTGGTGATGGCCTTCTGGTATGCGAGCACATCCTCCTGCTGGGTCTCCTTGGCCAGGTTGAGCTGGCCGCGAAGCTTGCCACCCTGGAAGATGGGCTGGGAGAGCGAGCCGATTCCGTAGATGGTCTTGCTGGAAGAATCGACGAGACTGGCAAAGCTGTTTCCACCCGTTCCCGCGGAGGCCGAGATCGTAAGCTGCGGGAAGAACTGTGCGCGTGCCACGCCGATCTGCGCGTTGGCAGCGATGAGGGTAGCCTCCGCCTGCTGGATGTCCGGACGACGCTCCAGAAGCTGCGAGGGAATGCCCGTGGGAAGATCCTGCGGGGGTGGCGTCAGGGCGTTGGGATCGGTGTGAGCGACCGGGCCGGGGTTCTCGCCGAGAAGCAGGGTGAGGGCGTTCTCCTCAACCTGAATCTGCTGCTCAAGCTGCGGGACCTGCGAGGTCGCGGTGTAGAGAAGCTGCTCGGCCTGGCGAAGATCGGAGAGCGGAGACGACCCGCCGTCGGTGAGGGCCTTGGTCAGATCGACGGAGTCCTGCCGGGCCTTGATGGTCTGCCTGGTGATCTCAAGCTGATGATCGAGTGCGCGGAGCTGGAGGTAGTCGGTGACGACGTCCTGTACGAGCGAGAGACGAACCGCACGCTGCGCCCAGGTCTGTGCGAGCAGTACGGCGCGTGCGGCCGCGGTCTGCTTGCGGTAAAGACCCCAGAAGTCCGGTGTCCATGCCGCGGAGACGTTGATACTGCCGATCGCGAGCGGGCTGGTAATACCCGATCCCGATCCTGACCCGGTCCCGAAGGACGAACTGTCAAAGTCCGCGCCGACGCCCGAACCACCGACGCTGACCGTGGGGAACTGCTGCGCGCGGGTGATCTGAACCTGCGCACGCTGCTCTGCGATGTGCTGCGCGGCGATGCGGAGGTCGTAGTTGTTGGTGAGCGCCCTGGTGATCAGTGCCTGCAGCTCAGGCTCGCGAAAGACCTGAGCCCACTGCTGATCGCCCAGCGAGTTCTTTGCTTCGCTGGCGATAGCTGCGTCGTCCGGGCCACGGAAGGCTGCGGGTGCCTGGTAGGCCGGCCGCTTATACTTGGGGCCTACGTTGCAGCCGGCGAGCGTGCCGATGAGCACGCCTCCGGCTGCAATCGCATAAGCCCGTTTTGTCCACGTAGAGATGTTGCTCATGCGTGACCTCCTGGGGTCGGGGTCGAGTGCTGGGGCCCGCCGCCTGCTGCCTTGCCGGCTGCGACTGGATCGAAGTCAGCCTTGGAGTCCATCGTCGTACCCTTGCCGCCCTTACTGAAGCGGTGCGAGACATACTCGACCACGGAGAAGGTGACAGGGATGAAGATGAGGCCGATGGCGGTCGAAAGGAACATGCCGCCGATGACGGTGGTGCCAAGGATGCGCCGTGAGGCCGCGCCTGCGCCGGTTGCTGTCCACAGGGGTAAGCAACCGAAGACGAAGGCTAGTGCCGTCATGACGATTGGCCGGAAGCGTAGTCGAGCTGCGCTGAGTGCGGCCTCTGAGATGCTCATGCCGGACTCGTAGTTGGTCTTGGCGAACTCGACGATGAGGATGGCGTTCTTGGCAGAGAGACCGATGAGCATGACGACGCCGATGGTGGCGAAGATGTCGTTCTCAAGGGTGCGGATATGGAGTGCGATGTATCCGCCCAGGATCGCGACCGGTGTGCTGAGGAGCACGCTGAACGGCAGCGTCCATGACTCGTACAGCGCGGCGAGGATCAGGAAGACGAACAGCAGGGACAGACCGAAGACTGCGTAGGTCGGTACACCCTTCTGCGCCATGTCCTCCTGGTACGAGATGCCGGAGTAGTCGAAGCCCGCGCCTGGCGGCATCGTGTCATGGAACGTCTTCTCCAGC is a window of Granulicella tundricola MP5ACTX9 DNA encoding:
- a CDS encoding efflux transporter outer membrane subunit — its product is MSNISTWTKRAYAIAAGGVLIGTLAGCNVGPKYKRPAYQAPAAFRGPDDAAIASEAKNSLGDQQWAQVFREPELQALITRALTNNYDLRIAAQHIAEQRAQVQITRAQQFPTVSVGGSGVGADFDSSSFGTGSGSGSGITSPLAIGSINVSAAWTPDFWGLYRKQTAAARAVLLAQTWAQRAVRLSLVQDVVTDYLQLRALDHQLEITRQTIKARQDSVDLTKALTDGGSSPLSDLRQAEQLLYTATSQVPQLEQQIQVEENALTLLLGENPGPVAHTDPNALTPPPQDLPTGIPSQLLERRPDIQQAEATLIAANAQIGVARAQFFPQLTISASAGTGGNSFASLVDSSSKTIYGIGSLSQPIFQGGKLRGQLNLAKETQQEDVLAYQKAITTGFHDVSNALIALNKQRAYREQQEKLVAAAQDSTRLARLRYQGGATAYLEVLTTDTALFTAQLNLVTAQQGEALTLVQLYTALGGGWQ